Part of the Bacteroidota bacterium genome is shown below.
CGTACTTCTTTTTTGGCTTCATAGTCGAGGCTCACAAAATCGCGGTTATCATATAATATCTCACCACTGTCTGCCTGCACAAGTCCTACCAAACATTTCATTAACACTGATTTGCCGCTACCACTCGCACCAATTACCAAGGTGGTTTGGCCTTTCTCGAACAGTGCTGAAATATTTTCGAGCACTAGTTTCCCATTGAAACTTTTATATAGGTTTTTTATTTCTATCATCTTTGTCTATAAAAAAATCAATTTTCAAGAAGCATTTGAGCCAAGATGAAATCGGAAAACAATATACCTACACAACTATATACTACTGCCTTGGTGCTGGAACTACCTACTTCTAATGCTCCGCCACGGGTATAATAACCATGGTAACTAGAAATGGTTGTTATCAAAAAAGCAAAGGTTACGGACTTGATATAAGCAAAGAAAATAGTGAACCCTCTAAAGTCGGCTACAATGCCTTCTGTAAAATCTCGCGGCGTTATTGCACCTCCCGATACTCCTGCCCAGTAACCACCTACAATGCCCAATGCCATAGCAACTATTATTAATAAGGGAATTACAAAAAGGCCTGCAACTATTTTGGGCAATACCAAATAAGAAGAAGCATTTACGCCCATCACATCCAGTGCATCAATTTGTTCGCTCACACTCATATTGCCCAGTTCCGATGCAATATTGGCTCCTACTTTTCCTGCAAGTACAAGGCAAGTAATGGTAGGTGCTAATTCTAAAATCATGGAGTCACGCAAAATGGTGGAGATAATACTGCGGGGCACCAATCCCGATACCAATTGATAGGCAGTTTGCACGGTGGTAACCGCACCCACACTTAATGATATGGCTGCCACAATGCCCAACGAACCCACGCCGATGGCGTTCATTTCGTGCATGGTGCGTTCCCAAAAAACTTTAAAACGCTCAGGTCTGCTGAAGAGTCCCCGCACAAAAAGAGTATACCTGCCTATGGAAGTAAAGATGTTCATATTAAGGGCACGAAATTAGGGCAAATTAACTTTGGAATAAAGGTTTGAAGTATTTAATAATTACTGTCTAATTTGGTATAAATTCTCATTTAACTTTGCAGCCTATTATAAGCACCCAACATTTTGCAAATATCAGCCGTAGTAGTAGTAGATGAGAATGAGGCCATCGGTTATCAGAACAAATTGTTATGTCATTTGCCCAATGATTTGAAAAGGTTCAAGCAGGTTACAACGGGCCACCATATATTAATGGGCCGCAAAACTTTTGAATCCATCGGCAAACCTTTGCCCAATAGAACCAATATGGTATTGAGTACACATCATGAATTAAAAATAAATGGTTGTATAGTTTTTGCAGATATTCAAAAAGCTATAGAATTTGCTAGAGAACGTGGAGAAGCAGAACTGATGTTGATTGGCGGCGGTAAAATATTTGAACTGATGAAAACTCAAATAGACAAAATATATTATACCCGAATTCATCATGAATTTGACTTGGCCGATGCGTATTTCCCCAAATATGATTTGAGCAAATGGAAACTGATTGAGCAGATTGATTGCAAGAAAGATGAGAAAAACCCCTTTGACCATACTTTTGAAACATGGGAGAAAATTTGAAGGCCGCTATAGATATTGGAAATACCCGCATCAAATGTGGGGTGTTTAAAGATAGGCAACTAATGGATGTTCTGGTAAGTGAAGACGAACATGACTTATATAGTTTTTTGCAAGATAAAAAGATTTCTTCTGTTATCATTTCCGATGTTAGCGGTGATGAGAAAACCCATGATTATTTAAAAGAGAGCATTACAGTTATTCAAATGGGACATACACTGAAATTACCCATACAGAATAATTATAAAAGTCCTAAAACGCTTGGTACTGACAGAATAGCAGCCGCAGTTGGTGCTCAACTATTATATAATAATCAAACAATTTTTATAGTTGATGCGGGTACATGCATCAGCACAGGATTTGTGCAAAATAATATATATAAAGGGGGTAGCATTTCGCCCGGTATACAAATGCGTTACAAAGCATTGCACGATTATACAGGCAAACTTCCACTTGTAGAAAATCTACCAGTTGAAAACATAAAACCTATAGGACTTGATACTGAAAATTCTATCCATTCAGGTGTTTTGGCAGGGGCGGTTTATGAAATACAAAGCCGTATTATAGCAATAAGGGAAACTGAAAAAATAACAGAATCACTTACAATTGTAACAACAGGTGGGGATGGGGCGTTTTTGGCAGAACAATTAAAATACAGCAACTTTGCAAATCCAAGTGAACTAGTTTTTGAACCTAACTTGGTGCTGATAGGACTAAATGAAATATTATTATTGAATGAATCGGAAACTACTTAATTTTTTTATTATACTTGTTGTGGGTCACTGCACCTACGCTCAAAACATATCACAATCTCCATATTCCCGTTTCGGTGTAGGTGAATTGCAATCGCAGTGCTTTACTTCGCAAAACGCCATGGGGCAAACTGGCCAAGGGCTGCGGACTACAGCAGGAGTTAACCCATTGAACCCTGCTTCGTATAGTGCTTTTATGTATACTAGTTACGAAGCGGGTGTGATGATAAACAGTGCACAACAAACCAATGCTATATATACTCAAAAGGTGAACAATGCATCAATGGCCTATATGAGTTTGGGGGTGCCTCTTTCTCTCAAACACAAACTGGGAGCCGTAGCTGGGCTAATGCCTTTTTCCTCGGGATCCTATATATTAGACAATACCGTTTCGAAAATAAATAGTACCGTAAGTGTTCGTGACTATGTGAATGGGGAAGGTAATTTGAACCGAGCATTTATGGGTTTCGGAAAAGATTTTTTTAATAAAATTAGCTTGGGTATCAACTTCAATTATATATGGGGAAGTTATAATAATACAGTAGCATCTTTTTATCCGCAAGATTCGGGATATTTTAGTCCTGCGGTAATTAATAGTGCTGGTATAGGAAGCTTTATGCTCGATGCGGGCGTGCAGTTTCACCATGCATATAGGAGGGTGCATGATATAAAAGGAACAGATACTACATTCAAATTCTATTCATTTGTGCTTGGTGCAAGTGGCAATTTGCCTTCGAAACTTCATGGAAGCCAATCATATTTGTATGGCAATACTGTGTTTACTGGCGATCCCGCTCAAATAGGTTTTTGGGACACCATATCATATAATGCCAATCAAAAAGGATATATTACCTTGCCCCTGCAATATAGAGTAGGCATGGCATTTAGTAGGTCTGACAGATGGAATATATATCTAGACTTTGAACAAAGCATGTGGGATAAGTTTGAAAATTTTGGGCGTAAAGAACCTCTCGCCAACAGAACTAAAATAGCCATTGGTTATAGTTGGGTGCCAGACCGCACTGCAAATCTGAAAAAGCATTATCTTAAAAGAATTGAATACCGATTGGGAGCCCGAAAAGAAAAATTATATTATTTAATCAATAATAAACAAATTGAAGAAATGTCATTCAGCGGTGGTGTTAGTTTACCCGTCCTTATTCCCAAAGGTTCTGCTATGCCCAATGAGAGTGCCCGCTTGCATATTTCTTTCGACTATACCCAGCGTGGTGCAAATAGTAATCAATTGGTTTTGGAAAATGTGTGGCGTATTTATTTTGGTATCACCTTTACTGATAAATGGTTCACACAACGTAAAATATATTAATGCGTAACGCCATT
Proteins encoded:
- a CDS encoding ABC transporter permease, giving the protein MNIFTSIGRYTLFVRGLFSRPERFKVFWERTMHEMNAIGVGSLGIVAAISLSVGAVTTVQTAYQLVSGLVPRSIISTILRDSMILELAPTITCLVLAGKVGANIASELGNMSVSEQIDALDVMGVNASSYLVLPKIVAGLFVIPLLIIVAMALGIVGGYWAGVSGGAITPRDFTEGIVADFRGFTIFFAYIKSVTFAFLITTISSYHGYYTRGGALEVGSSSTKAVVYSCVGILFSDFILAQMLLEN
- a CDS encoding dihydrofolate reductase; amino-acid sequence: MQISAVVVVDENEAIGYQNKLLCHLPNDLKRFKQVTTGHHILMGRKTFESIGKPLPNRTNMVLSTHHELKINGCIVFADIQKAIEFARERGEAELMLIGGGKIFELMKTQIDKIYYTRIHHEFDLADAYFPKYDLSKWKLIEQIDCKKDEKNPFDHTFETWEKI
- a CDS encoding type III pantothenate kinase, with translation MGENLKAAIDIGNTRIKCGVFKDRQLMDVLVSEDEHDLYSFLQDKKISSVIISDVSGDEKTHDYLKESITVIQMGHTLKLPIQNNYKSPKTLGTDRIAAAVGAQLLYNNQTIFIVDAGTCISTGFVQNNIYKGGSISPGIQMRYKALHDYTGKLPLVENLPVENIKPIGLDTENSIHSGVLAGAVYEIQSRIIAIRETEKITESLTIVTTGGDGAFLAEQLKYSNFANPSELVFEPNLVLIGLNEILLLNESETT